ATCTTCAGGGTCTACGACATCTTCTTTAATAATTACGTCTAATATTTCTTTATGTCCTGAAACAACAACAGTTACCATACCGCCACCTGCTGTACCTTCAATTTTTTCTTCTTTTAACTTTTCTTGTTCTTCTGCCATTTTCTTTTGCATTTTTTGCATTTGTTTCATCATTTGTTGCATATTTCCGCCACCGCGCATATTTTCGTCCTCCTAGTATCTCATTTGTTTAATATTTGTATTTAATTTTTGTCATATTTATTATACATACCTTTAGAGATGATGTCATGTATTACTCATCAGTAACATTTACTGTATCTTCTCCAAATAATTCTTGTGCCTTTTTAACAATATCCGTCTCAGCAGGTTTTTCTTCTGTCTCCGCTTCGCCTTGAGCAGGGTTTGTTTTTTTAGATTGGATGTATTGTTGCCTTACTTGTAACCATTGTGAGTTTGGTACCCCTACAACTTTTACAGTCTTGTCGACGATTTCACAAACAATGGATTCTATATGATTTCTCTTTTCATCATCTTTATTTACAATTTCACAATGAATATCCTCGTCAAATTTCACCAAAACATGATCTTCACTCGCTGCTACTGGTTCTGAATTTAATAACAAACTCACTAATGCACGTTGCTCTTTTTCCTTCACAGATTCAATGACCGCTTGCCATTTTTCTTTTAATAAAGTTAAATCTTCTCTATTGGCATGGTCCAGCACACGTTCTATTTGTCTAATTGAAAAGACATGCTTAGATTGTCTTCTTGAAACACCTTGTTTGTTCTCAACTGGTTTCGCCGGTGCTGACACACCATTTTGTGACAGTTGTTGTACGTGTGCTTCAAGTTGCTTAATCTTACTGAGTACTTCAGATGACGCTTCGGTTGTATTATTTTGATTGGTAGCAGGTTGTTCGTTATTATTCGCTATTAATTCCGTAAGCTTCACTATCAATATTTCTATATGAACGTTTTGATTAATCGCAAAACGCATAGACACCAATGTATCATTGATACAATCTATCATCTTATACATCGCATTTAAATTCACGTCATGCAAAGCATGCTCAGCATCTTCTTGTTCAGTTGTTTTAGCTACGATTGCGTCTCTAATGAAATAAATCATATCATTTACAAGTCTATTAACCTCTTTACCCTCGGCAATAAAGGTATGATATCGCGTAAACGCTTGTTTAATATCTTTAGTGACGATGTCACGAAAGAGTTCGTTCAAAGCAGCTTTATCTACGCTACCTGTGACATTTAAAGCATGTTCAAGTGATAAATGACCATCACCAAAGGCAATTGCTTGGTCCATAATGCTCAGTGCGTCACGCATTCCACCTTCAGAAACTTGTGCCACAAACGATAATGCTTCTTGCTCAAAGGAAATATTTTGTTCTTCAGCGACATATGCCAATCTACTTTCAATATCTCCTGAGTGTATAGCCTTAAAATCAAACCTTTGACACCTAGAAATAATCGTTGGCGGTATTTTATGAGGTTCAGTAGTAGCAAGTATAAAAATAGCATGACTAGGCGGTTCTTCAAGTGTCTTTAATAGTGCGTTAAATGCGCCAGTTGTTAACATGTGCACTTCATCAATAATATATACTTTGAATTCAGATTCACTTGGTGCATATTTGACTTTATCTCTAATATTTCTAATTTCATCTACGCCGTTATTACTCGCAGCATCTATTTCAATAACATCTGAGTTCGTCCCTTGTGTGATACCTTTACAAATTGCGCATTCATTACAAGGTTCTCCATCTGTATTTACAGTACAATTTATTGCTTTAGCAAAAATTTTAGCAATACTCGTCTTACCTGTTCCACGTGGACCATTAAATAAGTAAGCATGTGATTGCTTTTCTTTTTGGATTGCATTTTTTAATGTTTTGGTGACATGTTTTTGACCGACTACATCAGAAAATGATTGCGGTCTATACATTCTATATAAAGCCTGATAATTCAAAATGGCACCTCCAAAGTTTAATTCTACATACCTATCATTATATCACGAATTGAAGTGACTTCTTATGATTAATTATAGGAATGCTTCAGGATAATGAACAATTCCTCTGATCTCTTTTGTTGGATGATCCCACAAATATTTGAACATGAAATTTTCATCTGGAACGTCAAATGGTGGCTCAATGCCGAATTCCGAAGCTTTATGATAACCCAACTTCTGATAATACTCTGCATGTCCAAGTACAACAACACCAATATATCCATTTTCATAAGCTCTATATTCTAAAGCTTCAATCAATGCTTTACCTATTCCTTTTTTCTGATATTCAGGTAACACAGACACTGGTGCTAAAGCTAGCACCACATTACTTTGCTCTTCAGAATTAACCATGACTTCCGACATCATAGCATGGCCTAATATTTTTCCTCGTTCTGTTTTAGCTACAACTTCTAATTCAGCATTATACTCAAGTGACTTTCTAATTTTGCCAATTAATTCATGCTCTCGACCATCAGTATGTTCCTCGTTTAAAAAAGCTTCCTTAACAACCTCTTTAGCTAAATCATATTCTGATTCCACAATCGTTCCAATTAGTAATTGAGTCATGTGTGTTATATCCTCCTGATATAATAAAAAGGGCGACCGCGGTCACCCTTTTTGAATTTATATAAAATTTGATTAGTATTAAAATTTAAATACCGTGCACCTTTGCTTTGAACAAATATCACAAGCGTAACCACAGTCGTTAGCTAAACTTCGGCTACCCTACGGCACATACAATGATCCACTTAATGCTGCTTCCTTCCGGACCTGACATGATTCATGGGTTTGTATTGCATAGGACCGATGTCTTCAGACACCACGTGCTGAGGGCAGACCTCACAATAATAAGTCCGCAGCAAAGGAATTCAGTCTTGCATAAGCGGATTTCAAGTACAGGGAACCGCTACCTCCCCACTTAGCACGGCACTTTATATAGTACAATATAACCTTAACATTTGGCAAGAAAAAACTATCGTTTAATTGTGTGATTGATGAATTACACGTCTTGAAAAGTCGACAAACTTAAATTCTGTCGCAATATGTCGAGAAATATTATATTGGAATCGTTCTGCGTTATCAAGGTGAACGATCCCTCTAACAGTCGCAGTGAAAGGCGGATTCAAAGGGCCAAAGTATTTCAATTCTTTCTCCGTCATTTCTTCAAACGTAATAGACTTATTAGAATAACTAATTTCGACATTCATTTCTTGTTCGATATATCGGTATATCGACTGCCCGGCAATATCCTTTGATAACTGAGGGATAATCGAACAAACAAAGTAATCTTCGTCCATAATATGCACTTTACCTAATTTATTTCTTGTTCGAATCACATGCCATAACTTATCACTATCTTCTAACCCTAACGCATGTTTCACGACAGGCACTTCTTCAGCGTTTATCGTTTCCAATAGTTCTACCGCCGTCTCATATTCAAGACCAAGACGTTGGTTAATTTCTTGGAAGCTAATCATTTCAGAAATAGGAAATTGAATAATGTCTTCATAAATAACTACTGATCCTTTGCCACGCAACTTCTGAATATACCCTTTTTCTTGTAATAAATTTAATGCTTTCCTTACTGTTTCTCTTGAAGTTTCGTATATCTTTGTCAATTCATTCTCAGAAGGTAACTGCTGTAAATGAGCATACTCTCCATTTATAATTTTTTTACAAATAGATTGATAAATTTTCATATACTTGTTCATGTGTTCACCTCTATACCTTCTATACTTACTTATTCTTCATTCAACTTCACAACAAATGCATCATAAGGTTGTAAGTTTCGACCTATTTTATCATTATTAGAAATAATCAACTCGCCATCCGTATTCACTTCACTTGGAAGTGCAACGACACTATCTGAATAATTAGCGACAATCAACCACGTTTCTCCATTGAAATGTCGTTTATATATAAATAGCTCTGGATGGTCCATATACATTGGTTCTATCGCGCCATACGTCACAATGTCATGTTGATGACGTATTTGGATTAATTTTTGGTACGTATAGAAGATAGAATCTTTTTCTTCTAGTGCCGCTTCTACATTAATATGTTGATAATTATCCGGGATGCCTATCCAAGGTGTTCCAGTTGTAAAACCAGCATGCGTTTCTTGGTTCCACTGAACTGGCGTTCTAGAATTGTCTCTAGATTTTTGACCAATCACTTTCATAATCATTGCTTCATCCATGCCTTGTTCTCGTAACAAACGGTAAGCATTCAATGATTCCACATCTCTATATTCATCAATATTTGTAAACTGAGGATCCGTCATCCCAATTTCTTCCCCTTGATAAATATAAGGTGTACCTTGCAACATATGCAGAGATATCGCCAACATCTTCGCTGATTTCACTCTATCCGCTTCAGTTGAATCATTTCCGAAACGCGTCACTACTCTCGGTTGATCGTGATTACACCAGAAGATTGCATTCCATCCATTTCCTTTTGCGATATTCACTTGCCAATCCATTAATATACGTTTGAGCTCTAGAAAATCAAATTTCATATCCGACCATTTTTCACCATTTTTATAATCTACTTTTAAATGATGAAAATTAAATACACTACTCAGCTCATGACGTTCAGGTTGTGTATATTTTATACAATGGTCAATTGTCGTTGATGACATTTCACCAACAGTCATAATATCTTTCTGACCGAATGTATTTTGATTGAGTTCACGTAAATAATCATGTACTTTTGGTCCGTCTGTATAAAATTCTTTACCAATTGCTTCTGAGTCTTCAAATGCACCTTTTGAAATTAAATTAATTACATCAAAACGGAATCCATCGATACCAAAATCAATCCAATAATTGATCATTTCATAAATTTCAGATTTAAGTTGATCATTCTCCCAATTTAAATCAGCCTGTGATACATCGAATAATCGTAAATAATAACTTTCCGTTTGTTCATCATACGTCCATGAATTCCCACCAAATTTCGATTCCCAATTTGTTGGTGGTGCGTCTTTCGTTCCTTCTTTCCAAATATAATAATCGCGATAAGGATTATCTTTGGATTTACGAGACTCTACAAACCAATGGTGAGCAGTAGATGTATGATTAATAACGATATCAAGCATAATTTTAATACCTCGTTCGTGCGCTGCTTCCAATAATCGTTCAACATCTTCTTTTGTACCAAAATCCGGATTGATTTGATAATAATCACTAATATCATAACCATTATCGTTCATCGGCGATTCATAAATCGGTGTTAACCAAATGTAATCAACACCTAAAGTTTGCAAGTACGGTAACTTTTCAATAATGCCGTTAATATCTCCTTGGCCATTTCCTGTCGTATCGTTAAATGATTTTGGATATATTTGATAGACGACTGATTTTTTCCAATCCGTTACTGCCATATGAATAAACTCCTTTAATTTATATTTATTCTTTCACCATTTCTTTTGCTTTTTCTTTAGCGAATCTTGAAAATACAATCGTAAGTATAGCGGGTAAAATCATTGCTATCAAGGTTGCAACACCGAATACGCCCCAAAATTCACGTTTAATCGAAATAATTGCAGGTATTCCACCAACACCAACTTTACCTAATACTGTATTCGCTCCAACAAACGCACCTAATAAGCACGATGTAATAATTGATGCGAAGAATGGATATTTCAATGGTAAGTTCACACCAAACATCGCTGGTTCTGTTACACCTAGGAATGCTGATATACCAGAAGTAAATGCTAAACCTTGTTCTTTTGCCATTTTACGTTTTCTATAAATCAACCAAGCACCAAATGCCGCTGAACCTTGGCATATATTTGAGATGGCAACGATTGGCCATAAATAAGTGTGACCCAACGGACTTCCCATCAGTTGGAAATCAACTGCTAAGAACATATGATGTAGACCTGTAATAACTAGTGGTGCATAGAACAAACCGTAAACAGCGCCACCTAACCAACCTGCGCTTTCAAAGATACCTTTAATACCTTCAGTAATTAACGTACCTAATTCTAAAGCAAGTGGTCCAATTACAATAAAAGCTAAAAACCCTGTAATTAATAATGCGACCGGACCAACGACCAACATTTTAA
The Mammaliicoccus sp. Dog046 genome window above contains:
- a CDS encoding YbaB/EbfC family nucleoid-associated protein encodes the protein MRGGGNMQQMMKQMQKMQKKMAEEQEKLKEEKIEGTAGGGMVTVVVSGHKEILDVIIKEDVVDPEDIEMLQDLVLAATNDALSKADDVTADRLGKHTKGLNIPGMM
- the dnaX gene encoding DNA polymerase III subunit gamma/tau; amino-acid sequence: MNYQALYRMYRPQSFSDVVGQKHVTKTLKNAIQKEKQSHAYLFNGPRGTGKTSIAKIFAKAINCTVNTDGEPCNECAICKGITQGTNSDVIEIDAASNNGVDEIRNIRDKVKYAPSESEFKVYIIDEVHMLTTGAFNALLKTLEEPPSHAIFILATTEPHKIPPTIISRCQRFDFKAIHSGDIESRLAYVAEEQNISFEQEALSFVAQVSEGGMRDALSIMDQAIAFGDGHLSLEHALNVTGSVDKAALNELFRDIVTKDIKQAFTRYHTFIAEGKEVNRLVNDMIYFIRDAIVAKTTEQEDAEHALHDVNLNAMYKMIDCINDTLVSMRFAINQNVHIEILIVKLTELIANNNEQPATNQNNTTEASSEVLSKIKQLEAHVQQLSQNGVSAPAKPVENKQGVSRRQSKHVFSIRQIERVLDHANREDLTLLKEKWQAVIESVKEKEQRALVSLLLNSEPVAASEDHVLVKFDEDIHCEIVNKDDEKRNHIESIVCEIVDKTVKVVGVPNSQWLQVRQQYIQSKKTNPAQGEAETEEKPAETDIVKKAQELFGEDTVNVTDE
- a CDS encoding N-acetyltransferase, giving the protein MTQLLIGTIVESEYDLAKEVVKEAFLNEEHTDGREHELIGKIRKSLEYNAELEVVAKTERGKILGHAMMSEVMVNSEEQSNVVLALAPVSVLPEYQKKGIGKALIEALEYRAYENGYIGVVVLGHAEYYQKLGYHKASEFGIEPPFDVPDENFMFKYLWDHPTKEIRGIVHYPEAFL
- the treR gene encoding trehalose operon repressor, whose protein sequence is MNKYMKIYQSICKKIINGEYAHLQQLPSENELTKIYETSRETVRKALNLLQEKGYIQKLRGKGSVVIYEDIIQFPISEMISFQEINQRLGLEYETAVELLETINAEEVPVVKHALGLEDSDKLWHVIRTRNKLGKVHIMDEDYFVCSIIPQLSKDIAGQSIYRYIEQEMNVEISYSNKSITFEEMTEKELKYFGPLNPPFTATVRGIVHLDNAERFQYNISRHIATEFKFVDFSRRVIHQSHN
- the treC gene encoding alpha,alpha-phosphotrehalase; translation: MAVTDWKKSVVYQIYPKSFNDTTGNGQGDINGIIEKLPYLQTLGVDYIWLTPIYESPMNDNGYDISDYYQINPDFGTKEDVERLLEAAHERGIKIMLDIVINHTSTAHHWFVESRKSKDNPYRDYYIWKEGTKDAPPTNWESKFGGNSWTYDEQTESYYLRLFDVSQADLNWENDQLKSEIYEMINYWIDFGIDGFRFDVINLISKGAFEDSEAIGKEFYTDGPKVHDYLRELNQNTFGQKDIMTVGEMSSTTIDHCIKYTQPERHELSSVFNFHHLKVDYKNGEKWSDMKFDFLELKRILMDWQVNIAKGNGWNAIFWCNHDQPRVVTRFGNDSTEADRVKSAKMLAISLHMLQGTPYIYQGEEIGMTDPQFTNIDEYRDVESLNAYRLLREQGMDEAMIMKVIGQKSRDNSRTPVQWNQETHAGFTTGTPWIGIPDNYQHINVEAALEEKDSIFYTYQKLIQIRHQHDIVTYGAIEPMYMDHPELFIYKRHFNGETWLIVANYSDSVVALPSEVNTDGELIISNNDKIGRNLQPYDAFVVKLNEE